A region from the Sutcliffiella horikoshii genome encodes:
- the veg gene encoding biofilm formation stimulator Veg codes for MGKTLVDIKRTLDSNLGKKLTLRANGGRRKTIERIGILAETYPSVFVIELDQDENAFERVSYSYADVLTETVQLTFFEEGNMAISGQ; via the coding sequence ATGGGAAAAACGTTAGTAGATATCAAAAGGACGTTAGATTCTAATTTAGGTAAAAAGTTAACTCTTCGTGCTAACGGTGGTCGTAGAAAGACAATTGAGCGCATAGGGATATTAGCAGAAACTTATCCATCAGTATTTGTAATAGAACTAGATCAAGACGAAAATGCTTTTGAACGTGTATCCTACAGCTATGCAGATGTCCTCACAGAGACGGTACAACTTACATTTTTTGAAGAAGGAAATATGGCCATAAGTGGGCAGTAG
- a CDS encoding small, acid-soluble spore protein, alpha/beta type codes for MSRRRSVMSHQLKEELAKELGFYDVVQSEGWGGIKAKDAGNMVKRAIELAERQLVQNQQK; via the coding sequence ATGAGCAGAAGACGAAGCGTAATGTCTCATCAGCTAAAAGAAGAACTGGCAAAAGAACTTGGTTTCTATGATGTCGTCCAAAGCGAAGGCTGGGGCGGAATTAAAGCCAAGGATGCCGGGAACATGGTAAAACGTGCAATAGAATTGGCAGAGCGACAACTTGTACAAAATCAACAAAAATAG